The Paraburkholderia sp. ZP32-5 genome includes a window with the following:
- a CDS encoding group II truncated hemoglobin, translating to MSDLNDEVSAEKPTAFELVGGEARVREMVDRFYDLMDLEADFAGIRALHPASLDGSRDKLFWFLCGWLGGPDHYISRFGHPRLRARHLPFAIASSERDQWLRCMAWAMEDIGLPEPLRERLLSSFFETADWMRNRNG from the coding sequence ATGAGCGATCTGAACGACGAAGTGTCCGCGGAGAAACCGACGGCCTTCGAGCTGGTGGGCGGCGAGGCGCGTGTGCGCGAAATGGTCGACCGGTTTTACGATTTGATGGATCTCGAAGCCGATTTCGCCGGCATTCGCGCGCTGCATCCGGCGTCGCTCGACGGTTCGCGCGACAAGCTGTTCTGGTTCCTGTGCGGCTGGCTCGGCGGCCCCGATCATTACATCAGCCGCTTCGGCCATCCGCGTCTGCGCGCGCGGCATCTGCCGTTCGCGATCGCATCGAGCGAGCGCGACCAGTGGCTGCGCTGCATGGCGTGGGCCATGGAAGATATCGGCTTGCCCGAGCCGCTGCGCGAACGTCTGCTGAGTTCGTTCTTCGAAACCGCCGACTGGATGCGCAACCGCAATGGCTGA
- a CDS encoding DUF924 family protein produces the protein MADTPPHDTSYTVAADYAALPARARDVLDCWFGAPDSGEYGTERKLWFSRNDAVDAMLRERFGDLIDAANADALDAWQDSPLGALALVIVLDQFSRNCHRNTARAFAADRKALAVAQRMVASGADRLLPSVHHRAFAYLPFEHSETLAGQHESLRLFGQLAEEPSGKSYYRFAVRHAEIIERFGRFPHRNVLVGRASSDEETAFLREPGSSF, from the coding sequence ATGGCTGATACGCCGCCGCACGACACCTCATACACGGTCGCAGCCGACTACGCGGCGCTACCCGCGCGTGCCCGCGATGTGCTGGACTGCTGGTTCGGCGCTCCCGATTCAGGCGAGTACGGCACCGAGCGCAAGCTGTGGTTCTCCCGCAATGACGCCGTCGATGCGATGCTGCGCGAACGCTTCGGCGATCTGATCGACGCGGCGAACGCGGACGCGCTCGATGCATGGCAGGACTCGCCGCTCGGCGCGCTGGCGCTCGTCATCGTGCTCGATCAGTTCTCGCGCAACTGCCATCGCAATACCGCGCGCGCGTTTGCCGCCGACCGCAAGGCGCTCGCGGTCGCGCAACGGATGGTCGCAAGTGGCGCCGACCGTCTGTTGCCAAGCGTGCATCATCGCGCGTTCGCGTATCTGCCGTTCGAGCACAGCGAGACGCTGGCGGGCCAGCACGAGTCGCTGCGTCTGTTCGGGCAGCTTGCCGAGGAGCCGAGCGGCAAGTCGTATTACCGCTTCGCGGTGCGGCACGCGGAAATCATCGAGCGGTTTGGGCGCTTTCCGCATCGCAATGTGCTGGTCGGGCGCGCGTCGAGCGATGAGGAAACCGCGTTTTTGCGAGAGCCTGGGTCGTCGTTTTGA
- a CDS encoding ArnT family glycosyltransferase has protein sequence MQDKQFASGRARKAAAPTASILAAPAATALTSQVADTANAAGTATAPAQRGLRRWRALTAVRPLLWIVALAMLCAWLLPGTLGHQPWKQDETYTFGIVQHMLNTGDLVVPTSAGQPFVEKPPIYDWVAAGFAWMFGRYLPLHDAARLASALFAGLTLYYTGRVARRVIGASSWFDLRVIGTLALFGGTLAVVKHVHDMMTDVALMAGAALGFCGLFELVLAHLRDVDADAALPASSTPLTAEPRDARERRRNALSGAAMFGAGVGVSLLAKGLFVPLVFAATLCAVLVLYPACRSRSFAGALGIAALVCAPFALIWPICFYLRSEALFKVWLWDNNIGRFFGFSVAELGSENESRLFVLRTALSVGFPVVPLALAALAGGAWRRWRDPRVALPVIFAGIGFAVLQTSATVRELYILPFIAPLALLAMLGVERLPARLHTVWDMTSRVLFGSIAVLAWIVWSIMTSPANTHASLHRLGRWLPLDWVLPVQPVLIAAALLLTFGWLWLLPSFKHAGRWRGALSWCAGAVLAWGLVSTLLLPWLDYAKSYRSVFRDLGAKMDIEWNDGDCMASSSLGESEAPMLYYYTGIEHRPNEDSRTTSCTWLIEESRRANPRPPPGDWRLFWSGSRPGDTDELLRVFVHTPAPGTVRGDD, from the coding sequence ATGCAAGACAAGCAGTTCGCAAGTGGGCGCGCGCGCAAAGCCGCCGCGCCCACGGCTTCGATATTGGCGGCGCCTGCCGCCACCGCACTCACATCACAAGTCGCCGACACGGCCAACGCCGCCGGCACGGCTACGGCTCCAGCCCAGCGCGGCCTGCGGCGCTGGCGCGCGCTCACGGCGGTCCGTCCGTTGCTATGGATCGTCGCGCTGGCGATGCTGTGCGCGTGGCTGCTGCCGGGCACGCTGGGCCACCAGCCGTGGAAGCAGGATGAGACCTACACGTTCGGCATCGTCCAGCACATGCTCAATACCGGCGACCTCGTCGTACCGACCAGCGCGGGCCAGCCGTTCGTCGAAAAGCCACCGATCTACGACTGGGTCGCCGCCGGCTTTGCGTGGATGTTCGGCCGCTACCTGCCGCTACATGACGCGGCGCGCCTCGCGAGCGCGCTGTTCGCGGGCCTCACCCTTTACTACACCGGCCGCGTTGCACGCCGTGTGATCGGCGCGTCGAGCTGGTTCGATCTGCGCGTGATCGGCACGCTCGCGCTGTTCGGCGGCACACTCGCCGTCGTCAAGCACGTGCACGACATGATGACCGACGTCGCGCTGATGGCGGGCGCCGCGCTCGGCTTCTGCGGACTGTTCGAACTCGTGCTCGCGCATCTGCGCGATGTGGATGCGGATGCAGCTTTGCCAGCGTCTTCAACGCCGCTGACCGCAGAACCACGCGACGCGCGCGAACGGCGTCGCAACGCGCTGAGCGGCGCGGCGATGTTCGGCGCGGGCGTCGGCGTGTCGCTACTCGCGAAAGGGCTGTTCGTGCCACTGGTGTTCGCCGCGACCCTTTGCGCGGTACTCGTGCTCTATCCGGCGTGCCGCAGCCGGAGCTTCGCGGGCGCGCTCGGTATCGCCGCGCTCGTCTGCGCGCCGTTCGCGCTGATCTGGCCGATCTGCTTCTATCTGCGCTCGGAAGCGCTGTTCAAGGTGTGGCTGTGGGATAACAACATCGGCCGCTTCTTCGGCTTTTCGGTCGCCGAACTCGGCTCGGAAAACGAGAGCCGTCTGTTCGTGCTGCGTACCGCGCTGAGCGTCGGCTTTCCAGTAGTGCCGCTCGCGCTGGCCGCGCTTGCGGGTGGCGCATGGCGGCGCTGGCGCGATCCGCGCGTCGCATTGCCGGTGATTTTCGCGGGCATCGGCTTCGCGGTGCTGCAAACGTCGGCGACTGTCCGCGAGCTGTACATCCTGCCGTTTATCGCGCCACTTGCGCTGCTCGCGATGCTGGGTGTCGAAAGACTGCCGGCGCGCTTGCATACGGTCTGGGATATGACGAGCCGCGTGCTGTTCGGCAGCATCGCCGTGCTCGCGTGGATCGTCTGGTCGATCATGACGAGCCCCGCGAACACCCATGCATCGCTGCATCGGCTCGGCCGCTGGCTGCCGCTCGACTGGGTATTGCCCGTGCAACCCGTGCTGATCGCCGCTGCGTTGCTGTTGACGTTCGGCTGGCTGTGGCTGCTACCGTCGTTCAAGCACGCCGGCAGATGGCGCGGCGCGCTCAGCTGGTGCGCGGGCGCGGTGCTCGCGTGGGGACTCGTCAGCACGCTGCTGCTGCCGTGGCTCGATTATGCGAAAAGCTACCGTTCGGTGTTCCGGGATCTCGGCGCGAAGATGGATATCGAATGGAACGACGGCGATTGCATGGCGAGCTCCAGCCTCGGTGAATCGGAAGCGCCTATGCTCTACTACTACACGGGCATCGAGCATCGGCCGAATGAAGACTCGCGCACCACCAGTTGCACGTGGCTGATCGAAGAGAGCCGGCGCGCCAATCCGCGTCCGCCGCCCGGCGACTGGCGGCTGTTCTGGTCGGGCTCGCGACCCGGCGACACGGATGAGCTGCTGCGGGTGTTCGTGCACACGCCGGCTCCGGGCACGGTACGCGGCGACGACTAG
- a CDS encoding SDR family oxidoreductase yields MTKAVLITGGSRGIGRASARLLGERGWCVGVNYVRDVAAAEQTVAEVERAGGRAVTIAGDVANEADVIAMFDTLQQTFGRVDALVNNAGIVAPSSQLADMDVARLKRMFDVNVLGAYLCAREAARRMSTRRGGAGGAIVNISSAAARLGSPNEYVDYAGSKGAIDTMTLGLAKELGPQGVRVNAVRPGLIDTEIHASGGKPERAAQLGATTPLGRPGSADEVAEAIVWLLSDAASYVTGSLVDVAGGR; encoded by the coding sequence ATGACGAAAGCTGTTCTGATCACCGGCGGCAGCCGCGGCATCGGCCGTGCGAGCGCACGCCTGCTTGGCGAGCGCGGCTGGTGTGTCGGCGTGAACTATGTGCGCGATGTAGCCGCGGCCGAGCAGACGGTCGCCGAAGTGGAACGCGCGGGCGGCCGCGCGGTGACGATCGCCGGCGATGTCGCCAACGAAGCCGATGTGATCGCGATGTTCGATACGCTGCAGCAGACGTTCGGCCGCGTCGACGCGCTCGTCAACAACGCCGGCATCGTCGCTCCGTCGAGCCAGCTCGCGGACATGGACGTCGCGCGCCTGAAGCGCATGTTCGACGTCAACGTGCTCGGCGCGTACCTGTGCGCGCGCGAAGCGGCGCGGCGCATGTCGACGCGGCGCGGCGGCGCGGGTGGCGCGATCGTCAATATTTCGTCGGCGGCGGCGCGGCTCGGCTCGCCGAACGAATACGTCGACTACGCGGGCTCGAAGGGCGCGATCGACACGATGACGCTCGGCCTCGCGAAAGAACTCGGCCCGCAGGGTGTGCGCGTGAATGCGGTGCGCCCGGGTCTGATCGATACCGAGATTCACGCGAGCGGCGGCAAGCCCGAGCGCGCCGCGCAGTTGGGCGCGACCACGCCGCTCGGCCGCCCCGGCAGCGCGGATGAAGTGGCCGAGGCGATCGTCTGGCTGCTCAGCGATGCGGCATCGTACGTGACAGGTTCGCTGGTCGACGTCGCCGGCGGCCGCTAA
- a CDS encoding TIGR00730 family Rossman fold protein, giving the protein MKSVCVYCGSSMGAKPLYAQAARAFGRALVQADLALVYGGGKVGLMGVIADTVMAEGGRAIGVIPELLVNKEVGHNGLTELHVVPDMHQRKKMMAELSDAFVAMPGGAGTLEELFEVFTWAQLGYHGKAIGLLNVDHFYEPLIQVLRHTVDEGFMRETYVDMLQIDADPLALIGKLQSYQPRAGDKWALPVQSNAI; this is encoded by the coding sequence ATGAAGTCGGTATGTGTGTATTGCGGCTCCTCGATGGGAGCCAAACCGTTGTATGCGCAAGCGGCCCGCGCGTTCGGCCGCGCGCTGGTTCAGGCCGATCTCGCGCTGGTCTACGGCGGCGGAAAGGTGGGCCTGATGGGTGTGATCGCCGATACGGTCATGGCCGAAGGCGGCCGCGCGATCGGCGTGATTCCCGAATTGCTGGTCAACAAGGAAGTCGGCCATAACGGTCTGACCGAACTGCACGTGGTGCCCGACATGCATCAGCGCAAGAAGATGATGGCCGAGCTGTCCGACGCGTTCGTCGCGATGCCCGGCGGTGCGGGTACGCTCGAAGAACTGTTCGAGGTCTTCACGTGGGCGCAGCTCGGCTACCACGGCAAGGCGATCGGTCTGCTGAACGTCGATCACTTCTACGAGCCGCTGATCCAGGTGCTGCGCCACACGGTCGATGAAGGCTTCATGCGCGAGACCTATGTCGACATGCTGCAGATCGACGCCGACCCGCTCGCGCTGATCGGCAAGCTGCAAAGCTATCAGCCGCGCGCGGGCGACAAATGGGCGCTTCCGGTTCAAAGCAACGCGATTTGA
- a CDS encoding TetR/AcrR family transcriptional regulator has protein sequence MEAKPPRRTRERILELSLKLFNEIGEPNVTTTTIAEEMEISPGNLYYHFRNKDDIINSIFSQFEQEIEKRLRFPEDHRATIDEMWSYLQYMVDFTWRYRFLYRDLNDLLARNRTLETHFKQIISHKVRFASQFCEQLVADGEMVATPQELHVIATNVGVIGTYWLSYQFVMNPRKYNEQEAIRAELHQVSVQIVSLMAPYLRGRSRQLFDDLVSGKLPKREFYDYLPPRDGATPRNESKDV, from the coding sequence ATGGAAGCCAAACCTCCCCGCCGCACGCGCGAACGGATTCTCGAACTCTCGTTGAAGCTCTTCAACGAAATCGGCGAACCGAACGTCACGACGACGACGATCGCCGAGGAAATGGAGATCAGTCCCGGCAACCTGTACTACCACTTCCGCAACAAAGACGACATCATCAACAGCATCTTCAGCCAGTTCGAGCAGGAGATCGAAAAGCGTCTGCGTTTTCCCGAAGACCATCGCGCGACCATCGACGAAATGTGGTCGTATCTGCAGTACATGGTCGATTTCACGTGGCGCTACCGCTTCCTCTATCGTGATCTGAACGATCTGCTCGCGCGCAACCGCACGCTCGAAACTCACTTCAAGCAGATCATCAGCCACAAGGTGCGCTTCGCAAGCCAGTTCTGCGAGCAACTGGTCGCCGACGGCGAAATGGTCGCGACGCCGCAGGAGTTGCACGTGATCGCGACCAACGTCGGTGTGATCGGCACGTACTGGCTGTCGTACCAGTTCGTGATGAATCCGCGCAAATACAACGAGCAGGAAGCCATCCGCGCGGAACTGCATCAGGTGAGCGTGCAGATCGTGTCGCTGATGGCGCCTTATCTGCGCGGCCGCTCGCGGCAGCTGTTCGACGATCTCGTGTCGGGCAAGCTGCCCAAGCGCGAGTTCTACGACTATCTGCCGCCACGGGATGGCGCCACGCCTCGCAACGAATCGAAGGACGTTTGA
- a CDS encoding diacylglycerol kinase — MRSSRSSAGRASSGALRAVRSTRDTTSIEPFDEVREQRMPEHADAGAPHVNGANHATTTTGAHGAGANGIDTSTSYTEQHNGQQAGQHDAVHAHQHEPLSPDDPLAPLPFNPYKGNRGLTRAWHAMKNSLAGFRVAIREESAFRQELTLAAILVPCGLFVPVDPVSRVLLLGSVLLVLIVELLNSSVEAAIDRISLERHELSRRAKDLGSAAVMVALGMCVMTWVVIVGPLVVRWVSAWL, encoded by the coding sequence ATGCGAAGCAGCCGATCCAGCGCCGGGCGCGCGTCGAGCGGCGCGTTGCGCGCCGTCCGATCCACGCGCGATACGACCAGCATCGAGCCGTTCGACGAGGTGCGCGAGCAACGCATGCCCGAGCATGCGGATGCCGGCGCGCCTCACGTGAACGGCGCGAACCATGCGACCACCACGACCGGCGCCCACGGCGCTGGCGCGAACGGTATCGATACGAGCACCTCGTACACCGAACAGCACAACGGACAACAAGCCGGCCAGCACGACGCCGTGCACGCACACCAGCACGAACCGCTGAGTCCCGACGACCCGCTCGCGCCGCTGCCCTTCAATCCGTACAAAGGCAACCGCGGCCTCACGCGCGCGTGGCACGCGATGAAAAACTCGCTGGCCGGATTTCGCGTCGCGATCCGCGAGGAAAGCGCGTTTCGTCAGGAGCTCACGCTCGCCGCGATCCTGGTTCCGTGCGGCCTCTTCGTGCCGGTCGATCCGGTATCGCGCGTCTTGCTGCTCGGCTCGGTGCTGCTCGTGCTGATCGTCGAGCTGCTCAATTCGAGCGTCGAAGCGGCAATCGACCGGATCTCGCTCGAACGCCACGAACTGTCGCGCCGCGCGAAAGATCTCGGCAGCGCGGCCGTGATGGTCGCGCTCGGCATGTGCGTAATGACGTGGGTCGTGATCGTCGGCCCGCTGGTCGTACGCTGGGTTAGCGCATGGTTATGA
- a CDS encoding glycosyltransferase family 4 protein, with protein MKIMIVTDAWEPQVNGVVRTLKNTRRELTELGHQVELLTPLEFKTIPCPTYPEIRLSLLPRRKLRARIDQFAPDALHIATEGPLGMAARAYAIEHKLPFTTAYHTRFPEYVQARFKIPLSATYKFLHWFHKPSLAVMAPTPVVKQDLEKFGFTNVVLWTRGVDLEIFHPMDSKVLNTARPIFLYVGRVAVEKNVEAFLQIDLPGSKWVAGEGPALAELKSRYPEVNYLGVLTQAELAKVYAAADVFVFPSRTDTFGLVLLEALACGTPVAAYPVTGPIDVLGDGNAGAMDEDLREACLAALKIDRQDARAWAERFSWAAASAQFAAHLKPLPRTSYREESAAA; from the coding sequence ATGAAGATCATGATCGTCACCGACGCATGGGAGCCGCAGGTCAACGGCGTCGTGCGCACGCTGAAGAACACGCGGCGTGAACTGACCGAGCTGGGTCACCAGGTCGAACTGCTGACGCCGCTCGAATTCAAAACGATCCCCTGCCCCACGTATCCGGAGATCCGTCTGTCGCTGCTGCCGCGCCGCAAGCTGCGCGCGCGCATCGATCAGTTCGCGCCCGACGCGCTGCATATCGCGACCGAAGGCCCGCTCGGCATGGCCGCGCGCGCCTATGCGATCGAACACAAGCTGCCGTTCACGACCGCCTATCACACGCGCTTTCCCGAATACGTGCAGGCGCGCTTCAAGATTCCGCTGTCGGCCACCTACAAGTTTCTGCACTGGTTCCACAAGCCGTCGCTGGCGGTGATGGCACCGACGCCGGTCGTCAAGCAGGACCTCGAAAAGTTCGGCTTCACGAACGTCGTGTTGTGGACCCGCGGTGTCGACCTCGAGATCTTCCATCCGATGGACTCGAAGGTGCTCAACACCGCGCGGCCGATCTTCCTGTACGTGGGCCGCGTCGCGGTCGAAAAGAACGTCGAGGCGTTCCTGCAGATCGATCTGCCCGGCTCGAAGTGGGTCGCGGGCGAAGGCCCCGCGCTCGCCGAACTGAAATCGCGCTATCCGGAAGTCAACTATCTCGGCGTGCTCACGCAGGCCGAGTTGGCGAAGGTCTACGCGGCCGCCGACGTGTTCGTGTTCCCGAGCCGCACCGACACATTCGGTCTCGTGCTGCTCGAAGCGCTCGCGTGCGGCACGCCGGTCGCGGCGTATCCGGTCACCGGTCCGATCGACGTACTCGGTGACGGCAACGCCGGTGCAATGGACGAGGATCTGCGCGAGGCCTGTCTGGCGGCACTGAAAATCGATCGTCAGGACGCACGCGCATGGGCTGAGCGCTTCTCGTGGGCAGCGGCGTCCGCGCAGTTCGCCGCGCATCTGAAGCCCCTGCCGCGTACCTCATATCGCGAGGAAAGCGCCGCTGCATGA
- a CDS encoding UDP-2,3-diacylglucosamine diphosphatase — protein MDTKTSATSFFRQNGPSVDPVAFRPAPGSTQHGLPLPVTPPFDANADHADDTHADPHRYRTIWLSDIHLGSSGCQANYLLDFLRHNESEYLYLVGDIIDGWQLKKGWYWPQGHNDVVQKVLRKARKGTQVIYVPGNHDEAARQFCDLAFGDIHVRGEAFHTTLAGKRLWIVHGDLFDGVIQHAKWLAYLGDTLYTMILVLNRWFNRIRSKLGFPYWSLSQYLKHQVKNAVNFISSFETVMTDEARRRGCDGVVCGHIHKAEMREIDGVLYCNDGDWVESLSALVETYEGELKVIYWTTLRAPQTGTQKARATA, from the coding sequence ATGGACACCAAAACGTCCGCGACTTCCTTCTTTCGCCAAAACGGCCCGAGCGTCGACCCTGTCGCGTTCCGTCCGGCCCCCGGTTCCACCCAGCACGGTTTGCCGTTACCGGTGACGCCGCCATTCGATGCCAACGCCGATCACGCCGACGACACTCACGCCGATCCGCATCGCTATCGCACCATCTGGCTATCCGACATCCATCTCGGTTCCAGCGGCTGCCAGGCGAACTATCTGCTCGACTTCCTGCGCCATAACGAATCGGAGTACCTGTACCTCGTCGGCGACATCATCGACGGCTGGCAGCTGAAGAAGGGCTGGTACTGGCCGCAGGGCCACAACGACGTCGTGCAGAAAGTGCTGCGCAAGGCGCGCAAGGGCACTCAGGTCATCTACGTGCCGGGCAATCACGACGAAGCCGCGCGCCAGTTCTGCGATCTCGCGTTCGGCGACATCCACGTGCGCGGTGAAGCCTTTCACACGACGCTCGCCGGCAAACGGTTGTGGATCGTGCACGGCGATCTGTTCGACGGCGTGATCCAGCACGCGAAGTGGCTCGCCTATCTCGGCGACACGCTCTACACGATGATCCTCGTGCTGAACCGCTGGTTCAACCGGATCCGCAGCAAGCTCGGCTTCCCGTACTGGTCGCTGTCGCAGTACCTGAAGCATCAGGTAAAGAACGCGGTGAACTTCATCTCGTCGTTCGAAACGGTGATGACCGACGAAGCGCGCCGCCGCGGCTGCGACGGCGTGGTCTGCGGACACATCCACAAGGCCGAGATGCGCGAGATCGACGGCGTGCTCTATTGCAACGACGGCGACTGGGTCGAGAGTCTGTCGGCCCTCGTCGAGACCTATGAAGGCGAACTCAAGGTGATTTACTGGACCACGCTGCGCGCGCCGCAAACGGGCACGCAGAAGGCCCGCGCCACTGCATAG
- a CDS encoding RDD family protein, whose product MSQPLATPTLPAAAPDGTAPTVRRRLAALLYEAVILFGVVFLAGYLFSTLTQQRNGLTHHNLLAGWIGLVVGAYFVWFWTHGGQTLPMKTWRLRVVSADGAPLSVARAIARYVLAWLWFLPPLALHPVLGMGVPQTLVVSGVWFVVWAASGRFDPQRQFLHDRIAGTRVVGVAR is encoded by the coding sequence GTGTCCCAACCGCTCGCCACTCCGACTTTGCCCGCCGCTGCCCCCGACGGCACGGCGCCCACCGTACGGCGGCGGCTCGCGGCGCTGCTCTACGAAGCGGTGATCCTGTTCGGCGTCGTGTTCCTCGCCGGCTATCTGTTCAGCACGCTGACGCAGCAACGCAACGGGCTCACGCACCACAACCTGCTCGCCGGCTGGATCGGACTCGTCGTCGGCGCGTACTTTGTATGGTTCTGGACTCACGGCGGCCAGACGCTGCCGATGAAGACCTGGCGTCTGCGTGTCGTGAGCGCTGACGGCGCGCCGCTTTCCGTCGCTCGGGCGATCGCGCGTTATGTGCTGGCATGGTTGTGGTTTTTGCCGCCGCTTGCGTTGCATCCGGTGCTTGGGATGGGGGTGCCGCAGACGCTTGTGGTTTCGGGTGTCTGGTTCGTGGTGTGGGCCGCGAGTGGGCGGTTCGATCCGCAGCGGCAGTTTCTGCATGATCGGATTGCGGGGACCAGGGTGGTTGGGGTCGCTCGCTAG
- a CDS encoding DUF3106 domain-containing protein, which yields MSYKRGLAVVFGCTIAALVSFAATYPRFHPSPSPVSARPAGGNAGAHGPAPVPALSVELPGLPGSNSPLAWSRLSAADHVALAPFESQWDSFSDERKRKWIKIASRYPKMSPDAQKRLHERMSEWVRMTPDQRRVARENYQVSKELPREARQNAWKAYQQLPEEQKERLAASEHKRRPSVVSAPPSAHNEIKGIDRLVNAREQKAGASAAVAASAAAAASGPAAAPLPSPPAIPAAGSFVPATPIPVSPAEAPSIFNGS from the coding sequence GTGAGTTACAAGCGCGGCCTGGCCGTTGTTTTCGGATGCACGATTGCGGCCCTGGTGTCGTTCGCCGCAACCTATCCGCGCTTTCACCCGAGTCCGTCGCCCGTGAGCGCCCGCCCGGCAGGCGGCAACGCCGGTGCGCATGGGCCCGCGCCGGTGCCGGCACTGTCCGTCGAATTGCCCGGCCTGCCGGGTAGCAACAGTCCGCTCGCATGGTCCCGGCTGAGCGCCGCCGACCACGTCGCGCTTGCGCCGTTCGAATCCCAGTGGGACTCGTTTAGCGACGAACGCAAACGCAAATGGATCAAGATCGCGTCGCGTTACCCGAAGATGTCGCCCGATGCGCAAAAGCGTCTGCATGAACGCATGAGTGAGTGGGTGCGCATGACGCCCGACCAGCGCCGCGTCGCGCGCGAGAACTATCAGGTGTCGAAGGAATTGCCGCGCGAAGCCCGCCAGAATGCGTGGAAGGCGTATCAGCAGCTACCCGAAGAACAGAAGGAGCGGCTTGCCGCCAGCGAGCACAAACGCCGGCCGAGCGTCGTGAGCGCGCCGCCGTCGGCGCACAACGAAATCAAGGGCATCGACCGGCTCGTCAACGCGCGCGAGCAGAAAGCCGGCGCCAGCGCCGCAGTGGCGGCCAGCGCCGCGGCTGCCGCGTCGGGACCGGCCGCGGCGCCGCTGCCGTCGCCTCCCGCGATTCCGGCCGCGGGCAGCTTCGTGCCGGCCACGCCGATCCCGGTGTCACCGGCCGAAGCACCGTCGATCTTCAACGGCTCCTGA
- a CDS encoding DUF3619 family protein, translating into MSSLENRELEFARQVRRALDETTASLPAPTVDRLAAARRAALARKKPETVSAPVFVPAFAGMPAGLSGLPPADPAPRRRSSLRRFALAWPVVALVVSLIGIAYWEDHQRTAELADIDAAMLSDDLPLNAYLDHGFNAYLSRAH; encoded by the coding sequence ATGAGCTCCCTCGAAAACAGAGAACTCGAGTTCGCCCGCCAGGTGCGCCGCGCGCTCGACGAAACCACCGCCAGCCTTCCCGCCCCCACCGTCGACCGGCTCGCCGCCGCACGTCGGGCGGCGCTTGCTCGCAAGAAGCCCGAAACCGTCAGTGCGCCGGTGTTCGTGCCCGCTTTCGCCGGCATGCCGGCCGGCCTCTCGGGTCTGCCCCCAGCCGACCCCGCACCCCGCCGCCGCTCGTCGCTGCGCCGCTTCGCGCTCGCATGGCCGGTCGTCGCGCTGGTGGTGAGCCTGATCGGTATTGCGTATTGGGAAGATCACCAGCGCACCGCGGAGCTGGCCGATATCGATGCGGCCATGCTGAGCGACGACCTGCCGCTCAATGCGTATCTCGACCACGGCTTCAACGCGTATCTTTCACGCGCCCACTGA
- a CDS encoding RNA polymerase sigma factor codes for MASDKELADFLAGVERRAFKQTVYAVRDDDASLDIVQDAMIKLAEKYGDRPAAELPLLFQRILQNAMHDYFRRAKVRNTWISLFSSLGNSEDDDFDPLETFEAEQGSAGAESNEQKLEREQVLQLIDDEIQKLPARQREAFLMRYWEDMDVAETAAAMGCSEGSVKTHCSRATHTLAQALKAKGITL; via the coding sequence ATGGCATCAGACAAGGAACTCGCCGATTTTCTGGCGGGCGTTGAAAGACGCGCGTTCAAGCAGACGGTCTACGCCGTGCGGGACGATGACGCGTCGCTCGACATCGTGCAGGACGCGATGATCAAACTCGCCGAAAAATACGGCGACCGTCCGGCAGCCGAACTGCCGCTGCTGTTTCAGCGTATTCTGCAGAATGCGATGCACGACTATTTCCGTCGTGCCAAAGTACGCAACACGTGGATCAGTCTGTTCTCATCGCTCGGCAATTCTGAAGACGACGATTTCGATCCGCTGGAGACCTTCGAGGCCGAGCAGGGATCGGCCGGCGCCGAGAGCAACGAGCAGAAGCTCGAACGCGAGCAGGTCCTGCAGTTGATCGACGATGAAATCCAGAAATTACCGGCACGTCAACGGGAGGCGTTTCTCATGCGTTATTGGGAGGATATGGATGTCGCCGAGACTGCCGCCGCAATGGGCTGCTCCGAAGGCAGCGTGAAAACGCACTGCTCGCGGGCCACCCACACGCTGGCGCAAGCGCTCAAGGCGAAAGGAATCACGCTATGA